DNA sequence from the Malus sylvestris chromosome 10, drMalSylv7.2, whole genome shotgun sequence genome:
tttagtcaaCCCAACATTACTCTTTTGAAATTGTCTTGTCCACTGATATAATTCTATTTTTCTTGTGATCAAAACTTCAAATGTTAGCAAGTCGCACGTAAAGTCGCTTCTGAGAGAATGTGCTCACATTGTAGTTGAAAGATTATGTGGCTAGCAacattacaaatttaatttggtataattttaaaatatagatTGAGGAAAAAAATGATCACATTAACTAGAAACTGAAAAGGTTTCAGCACAGTTTGTTCAAGCAAGAAACTCAATTTTGATGCTACCGATCTTAACAGCCTGAGCGCCGTACCTGGGCACTAAAGTCACCACCACACTCTCATCATCTTCAGCACCCAAATCCTCCAACAGGTCCGTTAACCCCAACCTTAAACAACTCTTGCTCTTTTCCTTCTGCTTATGTGGCACACTCACAAAACTCCCAGCAAACTCGCTCTTGTCGGGTCCACTCGGTGCCGCATCCTCATCGTCCACGTCATTCACATACACATCAAACTTCACAGCCACATCTTTGTCAAGCTCAATCCCCTGAATCACCAGTAtctcctcctcatcctctttctccttcttgctCCTCTTCTTCGGCTTCGGCCTTGACACCACCGTACTTATCTTTGTCTCCAAATTTATTGGAAAATCTTTACCCGCCACCACCTTCCCTGATGACGTCGTCTCAGCGGCCTTCGCCACTCCAGCCGCCTTTGCCTTTCTCGCAAGCTTTGTCCGACGTGGCGTCGGTCTAGACTTGAGCCATGGAATCTCAACATCTTCATACGTATACCCTAGCTTTTTATTATCAAGAGTGTCCCTCACCGTGACCCTAACAAGCTCAGCATTCTCGTCATAAAACAAAAACCCCGTATCCAACCAATCCTTATCGTTAATATCTTTATTTTTAGTCCCTATACTTTTCCAAATATTCCACATTCGATCTATATTCGAATGGTGCGAAAAAAATATTGGATCCCTTGCAGCGGAGTAAAAATTCCCCATGTCTTCAAAATTAGGTTGCGTGTTATCTCCGGTCCATGTATGAACCGGACCATGTGGGGTCGTTTCGATTGAACCGGCCCCTGGATCTGGTTCAGTGCCAGCCCTGTAGGGCGAACCAAAGAACAACAGCGGTTTCTTGGAGTTGGAAACCATCTGCCTATACATGATTTTGAGGTTGGCGTCGATTTGAGCATCCTTGGACATTGTTTCATCCGTGCCGTTGAAGTCAAGATCGATGAGAGTCGGCGGCTGATGGCTGGCAGCGCGGAGCTCGTCGTAAAGCGGAGAGTCCGGGTTAGCGTACAAGGCAGGGAGTTGCATGCCAGCTGGCGCGTCCCAGTTCCAAAACGGCAACGCGAACGTCGGATCGTCTATGAGTTTGGCCAAGATTCTTTCGTGGAAGTATAGGTAGTAACGATGGAAGGGGAAGAAAAGCCAGGATTGATGGATTTGGAGCTCGAGGTTGGGGAAGCCGACTTGGTCGTACGCGCCGTCGCAATAGGCACAGTGGATATCGGCTTGCTGGGTGAAGCTACGCGGATCGTCGTCCGGGAGGGCTTTCATGAGCTCGATggcttttgaatatttttcgaTGTAGGCTTTATCCACGGTGTGAGCTGCCGGCCTGACGCGGAGTTTGGTAGGGGAGGGGAATTTGAAGTCTACGATTTTTTGGGACGTTGGCGGGCAACAGTTGGTCGGGACTGCTCCACTTGGAAAGTCCGCAGGTCCGCATTTGGCTAGGTCAGGCGGCGACACTGGCTTTGCAACAGCGAAGGGGTCGCTGCCAAGACCAGCCACTCCACCGTACAGGCTTCCGAGACCTATAAGTACATGTCTTCTGTCTAGGTTTACTGGAGAAGGGTTTTCATGGTCGTGATCGTTGGAGCTAGTGGAagggtttttgttttggtcaCTACTATTATTTGTGGCTTTGCATGAGACGGCTTGTAAATTGGAATGCCTAGGGTTTTCAAATAAGGAAATTCGGTGATACTTTTGGGAGAAAGGGAAGAGAGAAGTTGTGGGGATGATACTTGTGGTGGAGGTGACGAGTGGAGCTGACATAGAAGCCATGGTTACTTGACTCTGAATACTACGTTGTATAGGCTTTGCTTTTATAATGTGTTCTAGGTTTTACTTTTCTTTGCACAGGTGGCAGGCCGTACACATTGGCGATCCTTAAGGGTTTGACGATGAATACTACGTAGTCATTTAGTACAGGGCAACCATGCACTATAGCACGTGGCATGTAATATTTACGTAGCCTCAGAAGGTGAAGCGGTTTTGGGCTTCTTGTGTACCAATAATATTTACGTAGTCATTATTCCACTGGATGGATTGCGTGCACGTGATCTTTATTCAAACAAATCACTATTGACCATATATTGCAATTGGTTAATGTTAGGCAAATTAAATTTTTACATCAAATAATGTGGTTGCTgattattgaattattatttaagttgattaatgtgcttattttttatcggtaacacatcatttgatttgcaaatttgatttaccTAATATTACCAGTTATAATTTGTATAAATGGACTGGTACCTAACATTACCAATTGTAATTTGTATAAATGGATTCGTACCTAACATTACCGGTTGTCCCAAGAGCACACGCTACTGCTCAAGAAGCAAAGTTCTTATTTGCCCAAAAAAAATCATGGTTTTTTAATTGATGCTCTCATTTTAATTTACTAGCCCCTTACTTGGCCctttttatttatcattttatacatattaatattttgtttgtaAAATATATTAGTGTTAGttttatcaaaattaaaaataaataaaaaacttagcTTTAGTATTTAGTTattgaaattgtaaaaaaagTGATAAAGTATTGGGtgctttgtttgaaaattttcaaaatgatATTGTTTTTACCACTGAACCCCTGTTATATACAGTGATGGCTAATTTGTCAAGTTCTACGAAGTTGGGATACCCAGCGTTTTAGCATATAACATAGCTTAGTATTTCAAGCATAAttaattaaggaaaaattagtatccggtccctagtttttactgttcattgactaagaccttattagttttcaaattttgattcaagtccctagcattaatgtgataatgaatttacatgtttattatataattttttaatataaaaattagtaattaatttagggtttaatactcacacctctattaaacttctaattaattttcaattcagacatttccaaaataataaaaaattaaattaaattaagtttgtacctattagtttttttaatatataaaaagattctcaattttttaatcttaaatgtacccattcatataatttttcaattcttttaatcttaaatgtacccattctcaaatatatcaatttgttatatgtaaaatgtaccctttttttaatataaaatccattcaaaatttttaatccatgtttaaacttatatgggtacattctttttcgttgatttgagaatgtatccatgttttggtacaataaattttttgttaattttggttaatgtacccatacatatatgtatacacacacacacacacacacacacacacacacacaatataatagagagtataatttatattttattatttttaatcccataaattatgggttttatttaaaatctcattactataaacaattacaaatttcaatttttaatttttaatttaaaaaatatagtaacttacattattacattaatgtcagggacctcaataaaaaactaaaaactaacaaggtttcaatcaaagaatattgatagctagggaccacatccaaagtgtcccttaattaaagggtaaattacatagtaacccctcaggtttgatgtctattacaaccccatacaacatctttaaaacatttcactttcatacctcaagtactattttatttcaatataatacatctgttagattttccatccattaatccgttaaatgctgacatggataccacatttgtgccacgtggctgccaaatgcgTGTCaagtggcaaaaataataatttttaaattaaaaaaaaaaatgaatcttcaacccaaaaaaaaaaaaaacccccaaaCCCAGATCCCATCAACCCCCCGCCCCAAACGATTATCCCTTCCCCATATCCCCCATCCCACCCCCCAACCCCCCTCTGCGACCAACCTTACCATAGCGCCCCCCAACCTCGCGACCCACCTCACTCAAGGCCCTCATCCACACTACCTACAACCCAGAaacgaaaaaaaacaaaaaacaaaaaacaaaaaacccatctccctttccctgcaacccaaatcCCATCTTCCCTAATGGGTATGGATTTAAGAAGTGgggtgtgtagaggagggaagagggtgggtgcggaGGATGGGTATGGTGGGTTGCAAGGAAAGGGGGTCGGGTAAGATGAAGATgggtattttttttctctctctcttcttcttcttctgggttgcaagtTGTaggttggggtttttttttaggGGGGGcgggagggagagagggaagACGACGtggggtttggtttttttttttaatttatttagaagatttaggttttttgaaaaaaaaaataaaaaattattattttttccacgtgacacaaatgtggcagccacgtcagcatttaacagattaatagatggaaaatctaacggatgtattatattgaaataaaatagtacttgaggttaGAAAGTgaaatgtgttgatgcacaaaaccgaaggtcttggaacaacgtaaatccgatcgtgaatctgcaagtaatgtaaataacacaagatgtatcgtggttcactccaatgtttgggctacgtccacactgattattgtatttctctgagatgtgAGGGGGAGAGCTTTGAGaaagcttagagcttaggggatgtgagaaggcttaagaattggcctcccttatttgtgagggtgatgagtcattttatagaataagggatcctcacttattacatatttgctccttcctttattaaataattacatttaagtcccctgagtacttgtacaaggtctaaatacggaggccctaagtatggtacaaacagtagtcccccaagtcttcagtcaagagagtcttttggctggagacttgaaattctgTCCATGTGtgagccgaagtaactagatgtcgtctagaactgatattTGATATGCGGCAGTGCTCAttttgaaatgatgctcaactagaagtagcacatgttgtgaggctgctctgcttgtgttGCCTTAGTTGGCTcgacttgtggcgttgaaggtgagagagtcccttttatagaataagggctcgctcctcattaCAAAGATGATGGGTTAGTtggtgctcgcggcgaggcggttgctcagctggcggcgatgctctctaatgatagttaaggagtccattttatagaataagggctcgctcctcaatacataaataataggtgctctctaatgaaagtaagggagtccctaagtattttttatgaggcccagttgaggcccaatatatggtacataatgtagtcttccaagtcttcggtcaatagagtctgttggctagagacttcaaattgaatccatgtatgggccgaagtggcggttgttcggaagcggtatttgtataccctgcactgaagctttgtaggtgaagctttgcaagtgaagctttgaagctggagctcagtaaatgaagcttttgaagctagagcttttgtaaatgaagcttttgaagctggagctctataaaggaagcttttgaagctagagcttttgtaaatgaagcttttgaagctgattgacatgagtgatactcatgaatgtttatgttgattgatatgagtgatgcttatggatgttgacatgagtgatgctcatggatgttgacgtgatgcttatgaatgttaacatgagtgatgctcatgaatgtttatgtatgattgatatgagtaatgctcatgaatgtttatgtatgattgacatgagtaatgctcatgtataatttgaagtactgggcatacttttgattacctggttggtgataatagcggcagggtgccgaataattttttgtagtactggacgtacttttggtcacctggttgatgataatagcagcagggtGCCGAAaatttttttgtagtactggtcgcccttttggtcacctggttggtgctattttgggcttatgggccttcgccctttacacaacattccagcccatttattttgggctttacccttttttttaattaccctatgatggggtttatacagatgtctctgaaagatatgaaaaataaattatatcattcaaaaataaatccgaccctctgctcaatgggtcacgccaataatttttttttttctgcatgccatcaccaccgcaattatgtctacttcttttta
Encoded proteins:
- the LOC126587657 gene encoding polyphenol oxidase, chloroplastic-like is translated as MASMSAPLVTSTTSIIPTTSLFPFSQKYHRISLFENPRHSNLQAVSCKATNNSSDQNKNPSTSSNDHDHENPSPVNLDRRHVLIGLGSLYGGVAGLGSDPFAVAKPVSPPDLAKCGPADFPSGAVPTNCCPPTSQKIVDFKFPSPTKLRVRPAAHTVDKAYIEKYSKAIELMKALPDDDPRSFTQQADIHCAYCDGAYDQVGFPNLELQIHQSWLFFPFHRYYLYFHERILAKLIDDPTFALPFWNWDAPAGMQLPALYANPDSPLYDELRAASHQPPTLIDLDFNGTDETMSKDAQIDANLKIMYRQMVSNSKKPLLFFGSPYRAGTEPDPGAGSIETTPHGPVHTWTGDNTQPNFEDMGNFYSAARDPIFFSHHSNIDRMWNIWKSIGTKNKDINDKDWLDTGFLFYDENAELVRVTVRDTLDNKKLGYTYEDVEIPWLKSRPTPRRTKLARKAKAAGVAKAAETTSSGKVVAGKDFPINLETKISTVVSRPKPKKRSKKEKEDEEEILVIQGIELDKDVAVKFDVYVNDVDDEDAAPSGPDKSEFAGSFVSVPHKQKEKSKSCLRLGLTDLLEDLGAEDDESVVVTLVPRYGAQAVKIGSIKIEFLA